One segment of Ricinus communis isolate WT05 ecotype wild-type chromosome 8, ASM1957865v1, whole genome shotgun sequence DNA contains the following:
- the LOC8275242 gene encoding transcription factor FER-LIKE IRON DEFICIENCY-INDUCED TRANSCRIPTION FACTOR, producing the protein MDMVNDANLQMVHTNNFELYDFTAEANFDQFIDLIRGENEDQISRFDCDLINGLLVDNQIGNPTHQEELFDFSTATTPIYTSAMVPDQNYSLPSFDGDMKELEEDFDEEEDHSSGTTTTTPTATRRKTKTDRSRTLISERKRRGRMKEKLYALRSLVPNITKMDKASIIGDAVLYVQEMQMQAKKLKTEIAGLEASLVRTERYQGSNKNPRKTRIAYDNNPICKKIVQMDVFQVEERGFYVRLVCNKAEGVAVSLYRTIESLTSFNIQSSNLTTASERFILTFTINVKENEKDMNLPNLKLWITGALLNQGFEFLTST; encoded by the exons ATGGATATGGTGAATGATGCAAACCTCCAAATGGTGCACACTAATAATTTTGAGCTATACGATTTCACTGCGGAAGCTAATTTTGATCAGTTCATCGATTTAATCCGAGGAGAAAATGAGGATCAGATTAGTCGTTTCGATTGCGATCTTATCAATGGCTTGTTGGTAGATAACCAAATTGGCAATCCCACTCATCAGGAGGAATTGTTTGATTTTAGTACGGCTACTACTCCTATCTACACTAGTGCAATGGTGCCAGATCAAAATTACTCGTTGCCAAGTTTTGATGGGGACATGAAGGAACTAGAAGAAGATTTTGACGAGGAAGAAGATCATTCTTCAGGAACTACCACAACTACCCCTACCGCCACGAGGAGGAAGACGAAGACTGATCGGTCAAGAACTTTGATTTCGGAACGAAAGAGGAGGGGCAGGATGAAGGAGAAGCTTTATGCACTGCGATCGTTGGTTCCTAATATAACTAAG ATGGACAAGGCCTCTATTATCGGAGACGCTGTATTATATGTCCAAGAGATGCAAATGCAGGCCAAGAAGCTGAAAACTGAGATTGCTGGACTCGAAGCATCCTTAGTAAGAACAGAAAGATATCAAGGATCGAACAAAAATCCTAGAAAGACTCGAATTGCATATGACAATAACCCAATCTGCAAGAAGATCGTACAG ATGGATGTGTTTCAAGTAGAAGAAAGAGGGTTTTACGTGAGGTTGGTGTGCAACAAAGCAGAAGGTGTTGCTGTCTCCCTTTACAGAACTATTGAGTCCCTTACAAGCTTCAACATTCAAAGCTCAAACTTGACAACAGCTTCTGAGAGATTTATATTGACATTCACTATAAAT gtgaaagaaaatgagaaagacATGAACTTGCCAAATTTGAAGCTGTGGATTACTGGGGCTCTGTTGAACCAAGGATTTGAATTCTTAACATCTACCTAG